From the Dunckerocampus dactyliophorus isolate RoL2022-P2 chromosome 12, RoL_Ddac_1.1, whole genome shotgun sequence genome, one window contains:
- the tsr1 gene encoding pre-rRNA-processing protein TSR1 homolog isoform X1: protein MVNMVAQGEKQQGHRAGVYKQKNKGHKHGRHRTKGEIERENKGRVSVIALTKKQRKEQRKMDRRNKANQLRRNKRDMVLTEKRRLGSRDGPPHLVAVLSLHAGVDASLVTKLLRQEGIGGVVHQEQCISGIGDSFGLAVPRFKQRFTFLRANTDDIHSLLDLAKMADSLVFVLDSAEGWDNYGDYCLSCLFAQGLPSHALVCQGVSDLPVKKKVESRRALSKITELRFPEARLFSLDTEQEATLLLRHLGTQRQRKLGFRSRRSHLLAQCVTFTPNTTDVGTPGGRTGLGTLCVSGYVRGRPFRVDRLVHISGHGDFQLGQIEAPKDPLPLNTTAPRPAKLGKGGEIDMQDGDETEAPVRILMKADPSCRESLQTEAEVDPMDGEQTWPTESELQEAEEARKRKRLMKVPKGTSDYQAAWIVDEDDENGALDEDSSEDDDDDDDDDMMDDASDGNDNDLQDAGSDIASEEEDEGEEEEEEEEEEEVCSTERAGADQRYDEHMDEAAEEEGLQSYREARANELFPDEVDTPLDSAARIRFQRYRGLKSFRSSPWDPMENLPHNYSRIFQFHSFDRTRRRILAEAAEEEEGAMVGWYVTLHIIDVPYSVMESVQAGKPLVLVSLLPHEQKMSVMHLLVKRHPSNTVPIKSKEELVFHCGFRRFRASPIFSQHTSADKHKMERFLRPDAPTVVSVYAPITFPPTGVLLFKQRNDGVQDLVATGSLLSCDPQRIMLKRIVLSGHPFKINRRSAVVRYMFFNRDDIMWFKPVELRTKWGRRGHIKEALGTHGHMKCVFDNQLRSQDTVLMNLYKRVYPRWTYDPYVPLPLPWFKRDTVVDVNDLDME, encoded by the exons ATGGTGAACATGGTTGCGCAGGGCGAAAAACAGCAAGGCCACCGAGCCGGCGTTtataagcaaaaaaataaaggccACAAGCATGGCAGGCATCGCACGAAAGGTGAAATTGAGAGAGAAAATAAAG GCAGGGTATCCGTGATTGCCCTCaccaaaaagcaaagaaaagagCAAAGGAAGATGGACAGAAGGAACAAAGCTAATCAGCTACGCAGGAATAAAAGAGATATG GTTCTGACAGAGAAACGTCGCTTAGGCAGCAGGGATGGTCCTCCTCATCTGGTTGCTGTGCTGTCGCTGCATGCTGGAGTTGATGCCAGCCTTGTTACCAAACTGCTGCGTCAAGAAGGCATAGGGGGAGTTGTACACCAGGAGCAGTGTATCAGTGGCATCGGTGACAGTTTTGGACTGGCTGTGCCTCGTTTTAAACAAAGGTTCACCTTTCTAAGAGCCAACACAG ATGACATCCACTCACTGCTGGATTTAGCAAAGATGGCAGATAGCCTTGTATTTGTGCTGGATTCTGCTGAAGGGTGGGACAACTATGGAGACTATTGTCTCTCCTGTCTTTTTGCTCAGGGCCTCCCCAGCCATG CTCTTGTATGTCAGGGTGTGTCTGACCTTCCcgtaaagaagaaagttgagtcCCGGAGGGCGCTGTCCAAGATCACAGAGCTCCGTTTCCCGGAGGCACGTCTCTTTTCTCTGGACACAGAACAGGAGGCCACCCTGCTGCTTAGACATTTGGGCACTCAGAGACAAAGAAAGTTAGGGTTCCGCTCCAGACGTTCCCATCTTTTGGCTCAGTGTGTCACTTTTACCCCAAACACCACTGACGTGGGCACGCCAGGTGGACGCACTGGCCTTGGCACGCTCTGTGTCTCTGGATATGTCCGCGGGCGTCCTTTTCGAGTGGACAGACTGGTGCACATTAGTGGACATGGAGACTTTCAGCTAGGTCAGATCGAGGCTCCAAAGGACCCTCTGCCCTTAAACACAACTGCGCCTAGACCAGCGAAGCTTGGCAAAGGTGGAGAGATTGACATGCAG GATGGTGATGAAACCGAGGCACCTGTGCGGATTCTAATGAAAGCAGACCCATCCTGCAGGGAGAGCCTGCAGACTGAAGCGGAGGTGGATCCCATGGATGGAGAGCAAACATGGCCCACAGAATCTGAGCTGCAGGAGGCCGAAG AAGCCAGAAAGAGGAAACGTTTGATGAAAGTCCCGAAAGGAACGTCTGACTACCAGGCTGCGTGGATtgttgatgaagatgatgaaaaTGGTGCACTGGATGAAGACAgcagtgaagatgatgatgacgacgacgatgatgacATGATGGATGATGCCTCTGATGGAAATGACAATGACTTGCAG GATGCCGGTTCAGACATTGCCTCAGAAGAGGAAgatgaaggagaagaagaggaggaggaggaggaagaggaagaagtgtGCTCAACAGAGCGTGCGGGAGCTGACCAGCGTTACGATGAGCACATGGATGAGGCAGCGGAAGAAGAAGGTCTTCAAAGCTATCGTGAGGCTCGAGCCAATGAGCTGTTCCCAGATGAGGTGGACACGCCCCTCGACTCAGCTGCCAGAATCAG ATTCCAGCGCTACAGGGGCCTGAAAAGCTTCAGATCCTCCCCCTGGGATCCGATGGAGAACCTGCCTCACAACTATTCACGTATCTTCCAGTTCCACAGCTTTGACCGCACCCGTCGTCGCATACTTGCTGAGGCTGCCGAAGAGGAGGAGGGTGCCATG GTGGGCTGGTATGTTACACTGCATATCATCGACGTGCCATATTCTGTGATGGAGAGTGTGCAGGCAGGCAAACCGCTAGTTTTGGTGTCGCTCCTCCCCCATGAACAGAAG ATGTCAGTAATGCACCTTCTGGTGAAAAGACACCCCAGCAACACAGTGCCCATTAAATCCAAAGAAGAGCTGGTGTTCCACTGTGGTTTTCGGAGGTTTAGGGCTTCTCCCATCTTCTCTCAACACACCTCAG CTGACAAGCACAAGATGGAGCGCTTCCTCAGGCCAGATGCCCCCACTGTGGTGTCGGTGTACGCTCCCATCACCTTCCCCCCCACAGGAGTCCTGCTCTTCAAACAAAGAAATGATG GTGTCCAGGATCTGGTGGCTACAGGGAGTCTTCTCAGTTGTGACCCTCAGCGTATTATGCTTAAGAGGATTGTGCTGAGTGGACATCCGTTCAAAATTAACCGGCGCTCTGCTGTTGTCCGTTACATGTTCTTTAATAGGG ATGATATCATGTGGTTTAAACCTGTGGAGCTGCGGACTAAGTGGGGTCGGAGAGGCCACATCAAAGAGGCTTTAG gaacTCACGGTCACATGAAGTGTGTATTTGACAATCAGCTACGCTCTCAAGACACGGTTCTGATGAACTTGTACAAGAGAGTTTATCCTCGCTGGACGTATGACCCCTACGTGCCCTTGCCTTTGCCGTGGTTTAAAAGAGACACGGTGGTAGACGTGAATGACTTGGACATGGAGTAG
- the tsr1 gene encoding pre-rRNA-processing protein TSR1 homolog isoform X2 — MAGIARKVKLREKIKVLTEKRRLGSRDGPPHLVAVLSLHAGVDASLVTKLLRQEGIGGVVHQEQCISGIGDSFGLAVPRFKQRFTFLRANTDDIHSLLDLAKMADSLVFVLDSAEGWDNYGDYCLSCLFAQGLPSHALVCQGVSDLPVKKKVESRRALSKITELRFPEARLFSLDTEQEATLLLRHLGTQRQRKLGFRSRRSHLLAQCVTFTPNTTDVGTPGGRTGLGTLCVSGYVRGRPFRVDRLVHISGHGDFQLGQIEAPKDPLPLNTTAPRPAKLGKGGEIDMQDGDETEAPVRILMKADPSCRESLQTEAEVDPMDGEQTWPTESELQEAEEARKRKRLMKVPKGTSDYQAAWIVDEDDENGALDEDSSEDDDDDDDDDMMDDASDGNDNDLQDAGSDIASEEEDEGEEEEEEEEEEEVCSTERAGADQRYDEHMDEAAEEEGLQSYREARANELFPDEVDTPLDSAARIRFQRYRGLKSFRSSPWDPMENLPHNYSRIFQFHSFDRTRRRILAEAAEEEEGAMVGWYVTLHIIDVPYSVMESVQAGKPLVLVSLLPHEQKMSVMHLLVKRHPSNTVPIKSKEELVFHCGFRRFRASPIFSQHTSADKHKMERFLRPDAPTVVSVYAPITFPPTGVLLFKQRNDGVQDLVATGSLLSCDPQRIMLKRIVLSGHPFKINRRSAVVRYMFFNRDDIMWFKPVELRTKWGRRGHIKEALGTHGHMKCVFDNQLRSQDTVLMNLYKRVYPRWTYDPYVPLPLPWFKRDTVVDVNDLDME, encoded by the exons ATGGCAGGCATCGCACGAAAGGTGAAATTGAGAGAGAAAATAAAG GTTCTGACAGAGAAACGTCGCTTAGGCAGCAGGGATGGTCCTCCTCATCTGGTTGCTGTGCTGTCGCTGCATGCTGGAGTTGATGCCAGCCTTGTTACCAAACTGCTGCGTCAAGAAGGCATAGGGGGAGTTGTACACCAGGAGCAGTGTATCAGTGGCATCGGTGACAGTTTTGGACTGGCTGTGCCTCGTTTTAAACAAAGGTTCACCTTTCTAAGAGCCAACACAG ATGACATCCACTCACTGCTGGATTTAGCAAAGATGGCAGATAGCCTTGTATTTGTGCTGGATTCTGCTGAAGGGTGGGACAACTATGGAGACTATTGTCTCTCCTGTCTTTTTGCTCAGGGCCTCCCCAGCCATG CTCTTGTATGTCAGGGTGTGTCTGACCTTCCcgtaaagaagaaagttgagtcCCGGAGGGCGCTGTCCAAGATCACAGAGCTCCGTTTCCCGGAGGCACGTCTCTTTTCTCTGGACACAGAACAGGAGGCCACCCTGCTGCTTAGACATTTGGGCACTCAGAGACAAAGAAAGTTAGGGTTCCGCTCCAGACGTTCCCATCTTTTGGCTCAGTGTGTCACTTTTACCCCAAACACCACTGACGTGGGCACGCCAGGTGGACGCACTGGCCTTGGCACGCTCTGTGTCTCTGGATATGTCCGCGGGCGTCCTTTTCGAGTGGACAGACTGGTGCACATTAGTGGACATGGAGACTTTCAGCTAGGTCAGATCGAGGCTCCAAAGGACCCTCTGCCCTTAAACACAACTGCGCCTAGACCAGCGAAGCTTGGCAAAGGTGGAGAGATTGACATGCAG GATGGTGATGAAACCGAGGCACCTGTGCGGATTCTAATGAAAGCAGACCCATCCTGCAGGGAGAGCCTGCAGACTGAAGCGGAGGTGGATCCCATGGATGGAGAGCAAACATGGCCCACAGAATCTGAGCTGCAGGAGGCCGAAG AAGCCAGAAAGAGGAAACGTTTGATGAAAGTCCCGAAAGGAACGTCTGACTACCAGGCTGCGTGGATtgttgatgaagatgatgaaaaTGGTGCACTGGATGAAGACAgcagtgaagatgatgatgacgacgacgatgatgacATGATGGATGATGCCTCTGATGGAAATGACAATGACTTGCAG GATGCCGGTTCAGACATTGCCTCAGAAGAGGAAgatgaaggagaagaagaggaggaggaggaggaagaggaagaagtgtGCTCAACAGAGCGTGCGGGAGCTGACCAGCGTTACGATGAGCACATGGATGAGGCAGCGGAAGAAGAAGGTCTTCAAAGCTATCGTGAGGCTCGAGCCAATGAGCTGTTCCCAGATGAGGTGGACACGCCCCTCGACTCAGCTGCCAGAATCAG ATTCCAGCGCTACAGGGGCCTGAAAAGCTTCAGATCCTCCCCCTGGGATCCGATGGAGAACCTGCCTCACAACTATTCACGTATCTTCCAGTTCCACAGCTTTGACCGCACCCGTCGTCGCATACTTGCTGAGGCTGCCGAAGAGGAGGAGGGTGCCATG GTGGGCTGGTATGTTACACTGCATATCATCGACGTGCCATATTCTGTGATGGAGAGTGTGCAGGCAGGCAAACCGCTAGTTTTGGTGTCGCTCCTCCCCCATGAACAGAAG ATGTCAGTAATGCACCTTCTGGTGAAAAGACACCCCAGCAACACAGTGCCCATTAAATCCAAAGAAGAGCTGGTGTTCCACTGTGGTTTTCGGAGGTTTAGGGCTTCTCCCATCTTCTCTCAACACACCTCAG CTGACAAGCACAAGATGGAGCGCTTCCTCAGGCCAGATGCCCCCACTGTGGTGTCGGTGTACGCTCCCATCACCTTCCCCCCCACAGGAGTCCTGCTCTTCAAACAAAGAAATGATG GTGTCCAGGATCTGGTGGCTACAGGGAGTCTTCTCAGTTGTGACCCTCAGCGTATTATGCTTAAGAGGATTGTGCTGAGTGGACATCCGTTCAAAATTAACCGGCGCTCTGCTGTTGTCCGTTACATGTTCTTTAATAGGG ATGATATCATGTGGTTTAAACCTGTGGAGCTGCGGACTAAGTGGGGTCGGAGAGGCCACATCAAAGAGGCTTTAG gaacTCACGGTCACATGAAGTGTGTATTTGACAATCAGCTACGCTCTCAAGACACGGTTCTGATGAACTTGTACAAGAGAGTTTATCCTCGCTGGACGTATGACCCCTACGTGCCCTTGCCTTTGCCGTGGTTTAAAAGAGACACGGTGGTAGACGTGAATGACTTGGACATGGAGTAG